A part of Candidatus Manganitrophaceae bacterium genomic DNA contains:
- a CDS encoding HAD family hydrolase: MRPYKALLFDLCDTLMPFRNDRLPLVEIRGRQVRTTSPLLYESFSGFSAIPYEEFHDHFVETTEAIWRLREESEKEISSATRFERFLEKLGVPRGADWERLHRRFLETHLGQIALCLDCAPEHRRLLNQLKRRYRLGLVSNFDDTDTVYRVLAREGVDHLFEAILISSEIGIRKPHADIFLAACEKIGISPSDALFVGDSFENDVVGAKQLGMDAAWINRTGLPPPIARYTPDYSLTELADLSKII; encoded by the coding sequence ATGAGGCCATACAAAGCCCTCTTGTTCGACCTCTGCGATACACTGATGCCGTTCCGGAATGACCGGCTTCCGCTCGTTGAAATTCGCGGCCGGCAGGTTCGAACAACGAGCCCCCTCCTATACGAATCGTTCAGCGGCTTCTCCGCCATCCCTTACGAGGAATTTCACGATCACTTTGTCGAAACAACCGAAGCGATCTGGCGCCTGCGGGAGGAATCGGAAAAGGAGATCTCTTCCGCCACCCGGTTCGAGCGCTTTTTGGAAAAGCTCGGTGTTCCCCGGGGAGCGGACTGGGAGAGGCTTCATCGTCGCTTTCTCGAAACACACCTTGGACAGATTGCCCTCTGCCTCGATTGCGCCCCGGAACACCGCCGGCTGTTGAACCAACTGAAGAGACGATATAGGCTCGGACTGGTTTCAAACTTTGACGATACCGATACGGTTTATCGGGTTCTGGCGCGAGAGGGGGTCGATCATCTCTTTGAAGCGATCTTGATCTCCTCCGAAATCGGAATCCGAAAACCGCACGCCGACATCTTCCTCGCCGCCTGTGAAAAGATCGGCATCTCTCCCTCGGACGCCCTTTTTGTCGGCGACAGCTTTGAGAATGATGTCGTCGGCGCAAAGCAGCTCGGGATGGATGCGGCCTGGATCAACCGCACGGGACTGCCGCCGCCGATCGCGCGATATACGCCCGATTACAGTCTGACCGAGCTGGCCGACCTGTCGAAAATCATCTAG
- the lpdA gene encoding dihydrolipoyl dehydrogenase has protein sequence MADDKSYDVIILGGGPGGYVAAIRGGQLGLKVAVVEKEAVGGVCLHHGCIPSKAIIRNAEVLSLIQHAEEFGIKVDNIRADFGQAIDRSKKVIQKLYTGLQHVMKKSKVDIYTGVGKILSPNEIEVTGADGKKRVRGENLIIATGSRVRSLPGLNVDGRRVLTSDEALLLRELPRSITIIGGGAIGVEFAYVYSVYGVKVTIVEMLPTLLPLEDREVTTLLERSFKKRGIELFTQTRVGPIKDQNGGFAIELQTAEGGKTITTDAILVAIGRAPNIDGIGLDAIGVAIDEKRRLIKVDARMRTNVPNVFGLGDVTTRPALAHGAMAQGVSVVEAIAGMERPPVDLLNIPSAVYCHPEVASVGLTEAKAREAGHEIKVAKYPLAANGRAVALGETEGFVKIVADAQYGEILGAHIIGPEATELIGEFVLAKTVEATALELKQAIHPHPTLSEAVMEAGGAIFGEAIHYI, from the coding sequence GTGGCCGACGATAAAAGCTATGACGTCATCATTTTAGGAGGGGGGCCGGGAGGCTATGTCGCCGCCATCCGCGGCGGGCAGCTCGGTTTAAAGGTGGCCGTCGTCGAGAAGGAGGCGGTCGGCGGGGTCTGCCTTCACCACGGCTGTATCCCTTCAAAGGCGATCATCCGGAACGCCGAGGTCCTCTCGCTCATCCAACATGCGGAAGAGTTTGGAATCAAAGTCGACAACATTCGCGCCGACTTCGGCCAGGCGATTGATCGAAGCAAAAAGGTGATTCAGAAGCTCTATACCGGTCTCCAGCATGTCATGAAGAAGAGCAAGGTCGATATCTACACCGGCGTCGGGAAAATTCTCTCACCCAATGAGATTGAAGTAACCGGGGCCGACGGAAAAAAGAGGGTTCGGGGAGAGAATCTTATCATCGCCACCGGCAGCCGCGTTCGAAGCCTGCCCGGGCTGAATGTCGACGGACGACGGGTCCTCACCAGCGATGAGGCGCTGCTCCTTCGGGAACTCCCCCGCTCAATCACGATTATCGGCGGCGGCGCGATCGGCGTCGAGTTCGCTTATGTTTATTCGGTCTATGGGGTCAAGGTGACGATCGTCGAGATGCTGCCGACCCTTCTTCCTTTAGAAGACCGCGAGGTGACGACGCTGCTGGAGCGGAGCTTCAAGAAGCGGGGGATCGAGCTCTTCACCCAGACCCGGGTGGGGCCGATCAAAGATCAGAACGGCGGTTTCGCCATCGAGCTGCAAACGGCGGAGGGGGGAAAAACGATCACCACCGACGCGATCTTGGTCGCCATCGGCCGGGCTCCCAACATTGATGGGATCGGTCTTGATGCGATCGGTGTCGCGATCGATGAGAAGCGACGGTTGATCAAAGTCGACGCGCGGATGCGGACCAACGTGCCGAATGTCTTCGGCCTGGGCGATGTGACGACCCGGCCGGCGCTGGCCCATGGGGCCATGGCGCAGGGGGTCTCGGTGGTTGAAGCGATCGCCGGAATGGAGCGGCCGCCGGTCGATCTGCTGAATATTCCGAGCGCGGTATACTGTCATCCGGAGGTCGCCTCGGTCGGCCTGACCGAGGCGAAGGCGCGCGAGGCGGGCCACGAGATCAAGGTCGCAAAATATCCCCTCGCGGCGAACGGCCGGGCCGTTGCGCTGGGAGAGACCGAAGGGTTCGTCAAGATCGTCGCCGATGCGCAGTATGGCGAAATCCTGGGGGCGCACATCATCGGCCCGGAAGCGACCGAGCTGATCGGCGAGTTTGTCCTGGCCAAGACGGTCGAAGCGACCGCGCTGGAATTAAAACAGGCGATCCATCCGCATCCGACCCTCTCCGAGGCGGTGATGGAGGCGGGCGGGGCCATCTTTGGGGAAGCGATTCATTATATTTAA
- a CDS encoding 2-oxo acid dehydrogenase subunit E2, whose amino-acid sequence MANRVVMPKLTDTMEEGVLLKWYKHEGDKVESGDPIAEVETDKAVMDLEAFASGTLKKILVPEGYVVPSGDLIALIAREDEDVDEVLSHEAKPRMRKKELKGAPAEREKPPGPQAETSPQEEAGTRAPTPPNKETSAKEAQTKEAQKKERPAAAPPLRSEGEEIKASPLARKIAQERGIDLRSVKGSGPGGRITQRDVEEAGAGEGAAGPQAATKGREETGAGTAAVSQIQGEEVELSMIRKAIAKRMTQSKAPVPHFYVTSEIDMGKILSFRDEMENAPNGVKLTLSELFLKAAALTLQKFPGYRSTFLGDRVRIANSIDVGLAIGVPDGVITAVIRNCDHKTLSEISADVRDKVKRAREKGLKPEEYTGAIFSVSNLGMYDVESFSAIITPPESGVLAVGSILQKPIVTDGKIEIGRTVKVTLSTDHRVADGVQAAEFLKELKRILQNPLYLAL is encoded by the coding sequence ATGGCAAACCGCGTTGTGATGCCCAAGTTGACCGACACGATGGAAGAAGGGGTTCTCCTCAAATGGTATAAGCACGAGGGGGATAAGGTGGAGAGCGGCGACCCGATCGCCGAGGTCGAGACCGACAAAGCGGTCATGGATCTCGAGGCCTTCGCCTCGGGAACGTTGAAAAAGATTCTCGTCCCGGAAGGATATGTCGTTCCATCGGGGGATTTGATCGCCCTGATTGCGCGCGAAGATGAGGATGTCGACGAGGTCCTCTCCCACGAAGCAAAGCCGAGGATGCGGAAGAAGGAGCTGAAGGGGGCGCCTGCGGAGCGGGAGAAGCCGCCCGGACCCCAGGCAGAGACCTCGCCCCAGGAAGAAGCGGGAACCCGGGCGCCGACGCCTCCCAATAAAGAGACCTCTGCGAAGGAAGCTCAAACAAAGGAAGCTCAAAAAAAAGAGAGACCGGCTGCCGCCCCGCCGCTCCGCTCCGAGGGAGAGGAGATCAAAGCGTCGCCGCTCGCGAGAAAGATTGCCCAGGAGCGGGGGATTGATCTGAGGTCGGTCAAGGGGTCCGGGCCGGGGGGGCGGATCACCCAGCGGGATGTCGAAGAAGCGGGCGCGGGAGAGGGCGCCGCGGGACCGCAGGCGGCAACCAAAGGGAGGGAGGAGACGGGTGCGGGCACAGCGGCCGTTTCCCAGATTCAAGGGGAAGAGGTTGAGCTGTCAATGATCCGCAAGGCGATCGCCAAGCGGATGACCCAGAGCAAAGCGCCGGTGCCCCACTTCTATGTCACCTCCGAAATCGATATGGGAAAGATCCTTTCTTTCCGAGACGAAATGGAGAATGCGCCCAATGGGGTGAAGCTGACATTGAGTGAGCTCTTCCTCAAAGCGGCCGCGCTCACGCTGCAAAAGTTTCCCGGGTACCGATCGACCTTTCTTGGAGATCGGGTCCGCATTGCGAATTCGATCGACGTCGGTCTCGCCATCGGCGTTCCCGATGGGGTGATCACGGCGGTGATTCGGAATTGCGATCATAAGACCCTCTCGGAGATCTCAGCCGACGTCCGCGATAAGGTGAAGCGGGCCCGTGAGAAAGGATTGAAGCCGGAGGAGTATACCGGCGCGATCTTCAGTGTCTCGAATCTCGGCATGTACGACGTCGAATCGTTCAGCGCGATTATCACCCCGCCGGAGTCGGGGGTGTTGGCGGTCGGATCGATTTTACAGAAGCCGATTGTGACCGACGGTAAGATTGAGATCGGCAGGACGGTCAAGGTGACCCTCTCGACCGATCATCGGGTGGCCGACGGCGTACAGGCGGCGGAGTTCTTAAAAGAGTTAAAGCGGATTCTTCAGAACCCGCTCTATCTGGCGCTATAG
- a CDS encoding XTP/dITP diphosphatase: MLLVIATENRHKGEELASILKQEIPIEVQTLADFPSVQLPPETGSTYRENAIQKAVSAARATGQWALGDDSGLEVDALDGAPGLYSARFAGEGVTYADNRRKLLEALGDLPDERRGAQFVCTIAVAGPDGTVAVVEGRCEGRITRGASGEGGFGYDPIFFLPAYNKTFAELSPEEKNRISHRGRAVRAAIPLLKKAAS, from the coding sequence GTGCTTTTGGTGATCGCGACCGAGAACCGCCACAAGGGGGAGGAGCTCGCGTCAATCCTAAAACAAGAGATACCGATCGAGGTTCAAACGCTGGCCGACTTTCCGAGCGTCCAGCTTCCGCCGGAGACCGGATCGACCTATCGAGAAAACGCGATCCAGAAGGCGGTGTCGGCCGCCCGCGCAACCGGACAGTGGGCGCTGGGAGATGATTCCGGCTTGGAGGTCGACGCGCTCGACGGGGCGCCGGGTCTCTACTCCGCCCGGTTTGCCGGAGAGGGGGTCACCTATGCCGACAACCGGAGAAAGCTGCTCGAGGCGCTCGGAGATCTTCCCGATGAAAGACGGGGGGCGCAGTTTGTCTGCACGATCGCCGTCGCCGGTCCCGATGGAACGGTAGCGGTGGTGGAGGGACGTTGCGAGGGACGCATTACTCGGGGTGCGTCGGGAGAAGGGGGGTTTGGATATGATCCGATCTTTTTCCTTCCGGCCTACAATAAGACGTTCGCCGAGCTCTCTCCGGAGGAGAAGAATCGAATCAGCCATCGCGGGCGGGCGGTCCGCGCGGCGAT
- a CDS encoding copper resistance protein CopC, which yields MNIGSYFASVLFLLFWGSSVWAHAFPMRSEPRVGSEVKQSPAQVKIWFDGDIEPAFSSLKVTGPDGKEVDAKDAKVDEKEHNVLIVSVPPLSPGKYRVNWEVVAIDTHRTEGDFTFTVK from the coding sequence ATGAATATCGGATCCTATTTCGCCTCCGTCTTGTTTCTCTTGTTTTGGGGATCTTCGGTCTGGGCGCATGCTTTTCCGATGCGCTCGGAGCCGAGGGTCGGGTCGGAGGTGAAACAGTCTCCGGCCCAGGTAAAGATCTGGTTTGACGGCGACATTGAGCCGGCGTTCAGCAGCCTGAAGGTCACGGGACCGGATGGCAAAGAGGTCGATGCAAAAGATGCGAAGGTCGATGAGAAGGAACATAACGTCCTGATCGTCTCCGTCCCCCCTTTGAGTCCGGGAAAATATCGGGTGAATTGGGAGGTGGTGGCGATAGACACCCATCGGACCGAGGGGGATTTTACATTTACTGTAAAGTGA
- a CDS encoding CopD family protein — translation MAQPLSHLIDSHLFRMALFKWFDIIGIVLWIGALGFRLLVFRPSLKALRDPSIEERLRREEAAYTEPALRGLLVYLIVLHFITWVHQAEMMSGKPLSDILPVLPIVLTKTHFGSIWVIKLFLLLFLFILIRIRFRLRDPLLFGCGLFLCVTESLVGHPFTHGVAQGAVFSDWVHLTAVSIWIGGLLPLRRLASKGAVWMAPDRLALFLRTLIGTFSKWAIVAVALIVTTGSYNAFLFLDRHWIFDFNYGQVLLTKLLLAASAIGMGGVSRIYILPSLYRVERSAPELERRFSRLILIEVGLATVTLLLAALLTQTAPPPPPAQ, via the coding sequence ATGGCGCAACCGCTTTCTCATCTGATTGATTCTCACCTCTTCAGGATGGCCCTTTTCAAATGGTTCGACATCATCGGGATCGTCCTCTGGATCGGCGCGCTCGGATTTCGCCTCCTGGTTTTTCGCCCTTCTTTAAAAGCGCTCCGCGATCCCAGTATAGAAGAGCGGCTGCGACGGGAAGAAGCGGCCTATACCGAGCCGGCGCTGCGGGGCCTTCTTGTCTATCTGATCGTCCTCCATTTCATCACCTGGGTGCATCAGGCGGAGATGATGAGCGGAAAGCCGCTCTCCGACATTCTTCCGGTGTTGCCGATTGTCCTGACGAAAACCCATTTCGGATCGATCTGGGTGATCAAGCTTTTCCTCCTTCTCTTTCTTTTTATCCTGATTCGAATCCGATTCCGATTGAGAGACCCTCTCCTCTTCGGATGTGGCCTCTTCCTCTGCGTCACGGAGAGTCTGGTGGGACATCCCTTTACGCACGGCGTCGCGCAAGGGGCGGTCTTCTCGGATTGGGTTCATCTCACTGCGGTCTCGATCTGGATCGGAGGGCTTCTCCCGCTGCGGCGTTTGGCGAGCAAAGGGGCCGTCTGGATGGCGCCGGATCGTCTGGCGCTCTTTCTCCGGACCCTCATCGGCACCTTTTCGAAGTGGGCCATCGTGGCGGTTGCCCTAATCGTCACGACCGGCAGCTATAATGCCTTTCTGTTTTTGGACCGGCATTGGATTTTTGATTTCAACTATGGGCAGGTCCTTTTAACGAAGCTGCTCTTGGCCGCGTCGGCGATCGGGATGGGAGGGGTGAGCCGGATCTACATCCTCCCTTCTCTGTATCGGGTCGAAAGATCGGCGCCCGAATTGGAGCGCCGTTTCTCTCGATTGATCCTGATCGAGGTTGGTCTCGCCACGGTGACCCTCCTTTTGGCGGCCTTGTTGACGCAGACCGCCCCGCCCCCTCCTCCCGCGCAATGA
- the rph gene encoding ribonuclease PH codes for MRIDGRKKNQLRPLKITRNFIKHAEGSVLIEMGDTKVICTATVEERVPPFMRDQKKGWVTAEYAMLPRSTKERISRESSKGKVGGRTHEIQRLIGRSLRSVIEPTMLGERTVWIDCDVIQADGGTRTASITGSFLALFDACLFLKKEKKIEAIPIRDYLAAISVGKVNGELFLDLNYPEDSKAEVDMNVVMTGSGKFVEVQGTAEQQAFDKKELDQLLRLATAGIKKLIAGQKKLIGELK; via the coding sequence ATGCGCATCGATGGACGAAAGAAGAACCAGCTCCGACCGCTGAAGATCACGCGGAACTTTATCAAGCATGCCGAGGGCTCCGTCTTAATTGAAATGGGGGATACCAAAGTGATTTGCACCGCCACTGTCGAGGAGCGGGTCCCCCCTTTTATGCGCGATCAGAAAAAGGGATGGGTCACCGCCGAGTATGCGATGCTCCCCCGTTCTACGAAAGAGCGAATCTCGCGGGAGTCATCGAAGGGAAAGGTCGGCGGGAGGACGCATGAAATTCAGCGGCTGATCGGCCGGTCGCTCCGCTCGGTCATTGAGCCGACGATGCTGGGGGAGCGGACGGTCTGGATTGACTGTGATGTCATTCAAGCCGACGGCGGCACCCGCACCGCGTCGATTACCGGATCGTTCCTGGCGCTCTTCGATGCCTGTCTGTTTTTAAAAAAAGAGAAGAAAATAGAAGCGATTCCAATTCGGGATTACCTGGCAGCGATCAGCGTCGGGAAGGTGAACGGCGAGCTCTTTCTCGATCTGAACTATCCGGAAGACTCCAAGGCCGAGGTCGACATGAACGTCGTGATGACCGGGAGCGGAAAATTCGTCGAAGTGCAAGGGACCGCCGAGCAGCAGGCATTTGATAAAAAGGAGCTCGATCAGCTGTTGAGGCTCGCCACCGCCGGGATCAAAAAACTGATTGCCGGCCAGAAGAAGTTGATCGGGGAGCTGAAGTAG
- a CDS encoding aspartate ammonia-lyase, with translation MKVRKEKDSLGELEVPESAYYGVQTARAIANFPISGLRPHPTFIRATAMVKWAAAQANMAIGKLDPKIGKIVQKAAEEVIDGKWNDQFVVDVFQAGAGTSHNMNTNEVIANRAIEMLGGKRGEYKLVHPNDHVNMSQSTNDVFPTSMRVAALLKLRELDPVLARFEKRLSEKAKEFDDVIKSGRTHLQDAVPIRLGQEFSGYARAVSRARKRITAASEGLKELGIGGSAVGTGINTHPDYKKKMVAAVKKISGLDVVPSNNLFERMQSMADFVEISGALRELAVEVIRIANDLRLLSSGPRTGLAEIVLPPVQPGSSIMPGKVNPVMAEVTNMVCFHVIGNDLTITMAAQAGQMELNVMMPVINFNLLQSIEILTRDIDLFTERCVKGITVNRERCKAYAETSVGLATILNPRIGYEAAAVVAKESAATGKPLREIIIEKRILSPKEVDEILNPIQMTEPSE, from the coding sequence CTGAAGGTCCGTAAGGAGAAGGATTCATTGGGCGAGCTGGAAGTCCCGGAGTCGGCCTACTATGGGGTCCAGACGGCCCGGGCGATTGCCAACTTCCCGATCAGCGGACTGCGGCCGCATCCAACCTTCATCCGGGCGACGGCGATGGTCAAATGGGCGGCGGCCCAGGCGAACATGGCGATCGGAAAACTCGATCCCAAGATCGGCAAAATTGTCCAAAAGGCGGCCGAAGAGGTGATCGACGGAAAGTGGAACGATCAATTCGTCGTCGATGTCTTTCAAGCCGGCGCCGGAACATCGCACAATATGAATACCAATGAGGTGATCGCCAACCGGGCGATCGAAATGCTCGGCGGGAAACGGGGCGAATACAAGCTCGTTCACCCGAACGACCATGTCAACATGTCGCAATCGACCAACGATGTCTTCCCAACCTCGATGCGGGTGGCGGCCCTTCTGAAGCTCCGTGAGCTCGATCCGGTCCTGGCCCGCTTTGAAAAAAGACTTTCCGAGAAGGCGAAGGAGTTCGACGATGTGATCAAGTCGGGCCGGACGCATTTGCAAGATGCCGTGCCGATTCGGCTGGGACAGGAATTCTCCGGTTATGCCCGCGCGGTTTCGCGCGCGCGCAAGCGGATCACCGCCGCCTCGGAAGGGTTGAAGGAGCTCGGCATCGGCGGGTCTGCGGTTGGAACCGGCATCAACACCCATCCCGATTACAAGAAGAAGATGGTTGCCGCGGTCAAAAAGATTTCCGGTCTCGATGTCGTCCCCTCCAACAACCTCTTCGAGCGGATGCAGAGCATGGCCGATTTTGTCGAGATCTCCGGCGCCTTGCGTGAGCTGGCGGTGGAGGTGATCCGGATTGCCAACGACCTTCGGCTTCTCTCCTCCGGGCCGCGAACCGGTCTCGCCGAGATCGTCCTCCCGCCGGTTCAGCCGGGATCGTCGATCATGCCGGGGAAGGTCAATCCGGTGATGGCGGAGGTGACGAACATGGTCTGCTTCCATGTGATCGGAAACGACCTGACGATCACGATGGCGGCGCAGGCGGGCCAGATGGAGTTGAATGTGATGATGCCGGTGATCAACTTCAACCTCCTCCAGTCGATCGAGATCTTGACGCGCGACATCGACCTCTTCACCGAGCGATGTGTGAAAGGGATCACGGTCAACCGCGAGCGCTGCAAAGCCTATGCGGAGACGAGCGTCGGGCTCGCGACGATTCTCAATCCCAGGATTGGATACGAAGCGGCGGCGGTCGTGGCGAAAGAATCGGCCGCCACCGGAAAGCCGCTTCGGGAGATCATCATCGAAAAAAGAATTCTCTCACCGAAAGAGGTCGATGAAATTCTCAATCCGATCCAGATGACCGAGCCGAGCGAATAA
- the queG gene encoding tRNA epoxyqueuosine(34) reductase QueG: protein MTSTLTEEIKSIALALGFHRVGITSVEPVEEAGRHFSTWLADGFAGEMAYLSKSPEVRADPRLRFPEAKSVICLALNYYQSPPSDAVPKETLTGKIARYAWGEDYHLIIEEKLTQLIAAIEARGGRCWKGYVDHGPLLERAFAERAGLGFIGKNTLLITPDYGSWVFLAEVVTTLDLDEDTPALFECGSCRRCLEACPTGALTEPFRLDARRCLSYLTIENKGEISEPLASQMDGWLFGCDACQEVCPYNRRPIETDEARLSAAQGAGPSLLLEEVRAIEDNRQFKARFGHTPLVRAKRSGLIRNAAAVEHAQREGE, encoded by the coding sequence ATGACATCGACCCTCACCGAAGAGATTAAATCAATCGCCTTGGCGCTCGGCTTTCATCGGGTTGGAATTACGTCGGTCGAGCCGGTGGAAGAGGCCGGCCGCCATTTTTCGACGTGGCTCGCCGACGGCTTCGCCGGAGAGATGGCCTACCTCTCCAAATCCCCCGAGGTCCGCGCCGACCCCCGGCTCCGTTTTCCGGAGGCAAAAAGCGTGATCTGTCTCGCCCTTAATTATTACCAGTCACCCCCGTCCGATGCCGTCCCGAAAGAGACACTGACAGGAAAGATCGCTCGGTACGCCTGGGGGGAAGACTATCATCTCATCATTGAAGAGAAGCTGACGCAGCTGATCGCCGCGATCGAAGCGCGCGGCGGACGCTGCTGGAAAGGGTATGTTGATCATGGCCCCCTATTAGAGCGCGCCTTTGCCGAACGGGCAGGGCTCGGCTTCATCGGGAAGAACACCCTGCTCATTACGCCGGATTACGGTTCGTGGGTTTTTCTCGCCGAGGTCGTGACCACTCTCGACCTGGACGAAGACACGCCGGCCCTCTTTGAGTGCGGGAGCTGCCGGCGCTGCCTCGAGGCCTGCCCGACCGGGGCGTTGACCGAGCCGTTCCGGCTCGACGCCCGGCGCTGCCTCTCTTATCTGACCATCGAGAACAAAGGGGAGATTTCGGAGCCGCTCGCTTCGCAGATGGACGGGTGGCTCTTCGGCTGTGATGCCTGCCAGGAGGTCTGCCCCTACAACCGTCGACCGATCGAGACCGATGAGGCGCGCCTCTCGGCCGCGCAGGGGGCCGGCCCATCGCTCTTGCTGGAAGAGGTTCGCGCGATCGAAGACAACCGGCAATTCAAAGCGCGCTTCGGCCACACCCCGCTTGTCCGCGCCAAGCGGTCAGGACTGATTCGAAACGCCGCCGCCGTCGAACACGCTCAAAGGGAAGGTGAATGA
- a CDS encoding O-methyltransferase — protein MDIVDPHIEEYLERLLPPREPVVAEMEALAEKIRFPIVGPLVGRLLHQLTLIHHAERIAEFGSGFGYSAYWFAKGLPKTGKVICTEGSADRIAQGTDFLTRAGLIDRVTFRQGDALELITPADGPFDIIFCDIDKESYLDALSLGIPLLRPGGLFIADNVLWSGRVTSSSTDPDTAGIQAFNKAIYARPELTSTIIPLRDGVSVSIKR, from the coding sequence ATGGATATTGTCGATCCACATATCGAGGAATATTTAGAGCGTCTTCTTCCGCCGCGGGAGCCGGTGGTGGCGGAGATGGAGGCGCTGGCGGAAAAGATCCGATTTCCGATCGTCGGGCCGCTGGTCGGACGCCTTCTCCATCAGCTAACGCTCATCCATCATGCGGAGCGGATTGCGGAGTTCGGCTCCGGATTCGGTTACTCCGCTTATTGGTTCGCAAAGGGGCTTCCCAAGACCGGAAAGGTGATCTGCACGGAGGGGTCGGCCGATCGGATCGCTCAGGGAACCGACTTCCTGACCCGCGCCGGCTTGATCGATCGGGTGACCTTCCGCCAGGGAGATGCGCTGGAGCTGATAACCCCGGCGGACGGCCCATTCGACATTATTTTCTGCGACATCGATAAAGAATCCTATCTGGACGCCCTTTCCCTCGGCATCCCGCTTCTGCGGCCCGGCGGCCTCTTCATTGCCGACAATGTCCTCTGGAGCGGCCGGGTCACCTCCTCCTCCACCGATCCCGACACGGCCGGAATTCAGGCTTTCAACAAAGCGATCTATGCCCGTCCCGAGCTGACCTCCACGATCATTCCACTCCGAGATGGGGTGTCGGTGAGTATCAAACGGTAG
- the lipA gene encoding lipoyl synthase produces MPERHFLTPPQRRTERLPPWFKVQPKTGANYLKIRQLVKALNLHTVCEEAQCPNIWECWNIGTATFMILGDICTRSCGFCAVTFGRPTELDLAEPDHLAEAVAALGLGHVVVTSVNRDELENGGAELFAASIRKIRARAPSCTVEVLIPDFQGKKTALDLVLAARPEILAHNTETVPRLHPHVRPQAKYDRSLQLLAWSKEAGLLTKTGLMLGLGETIDEVRAVMADLVEIGCDILTLGQYLQPTAKHLPVVRFVHPDEFAQLKEEGERMGLAHVEAGPLVRSSYHAESQARELPGTLPIIP; encoded by the coding sequence ATGCCCGAACGACATTTCCTAACCCCGCCGCAACGGCGTACCGAGCGGCTTCCCCCCTGGTTTAAGGTTCAGCCGAAGACCGGGGCCAACTACTTGAAGATCCGCCAGCTGGTCAAAGCGCTGAACCTTCACACCGTCTGCGAGGAGGCGCAGTGCCCGAACATTTGGGAGTGCTGGAACATCGGGACGGCGACGTTTATGATTCTCGGGGATATCTGCACCCGCAGCTGCGGTTTCTGCGCGGTGACCTTCGGACGTCCGACGGAGTTAGACCTCGCCGAGCCGGACCATTTGGCGGAGGCGGTGGCCGCGCTCGGCCTTGGACATGTCGTCGTGACCTCGGTGAATCGGGATGAATTGGAGAATGGCGGGGCGGAGCTCTTCGCCGCATCGATCCGAAAAATCCGAGCGCGCGCTCCGAGTTGTACAGTCGAAGTGCTGATCCCCGATTTTCAGGGGAAGAAAACGGCGCTCGATCTGGTCCTGGCGGCCCGACCTGAGATTCTGGCGCACAATACCGAGACGGTGCCACGCCTTCATCCGCATGTCCGTCCCCAGGCAAAATACGACCGCTCGCTGCAGTTGCTCGCCTGGTCGAAGGAAGCGGGGCTTCTCACAAAGACCGGATTGATGCTGGGATTGGGGGAGACGATAGACGAAGTGCGGGCCGTCATGGCCGACCTGGTCGAAATCGGCTGCGACATTTTAACGCTGGGTCAATATCTGCAGCCGACCGCCAAACACCTTCCGGTCGTCCGCTTCGTCCACCCGGACGAGTTTGCTCAATTGAAAGAAGAAGGAGAGCGGATGGGACTGGCCCACGTCGAAGCCGGCCCGCTCGTTCGAAGCTCCTACCACGCCGAAAGCCAGGCGCGCGAGCTCCCTGGAACCTTGCCGATCATCCCCTAA
- a CDS encoding (deoxy)nucleoside triphosphate pyrophosphohydrolase: protein MIDVAIGVILREGQVLITRRKEGVHLAGLWEFPGGKRDGEETIETCLFREIEEELGARIAIERLLWTKRHPYPDRTVILHAFLCRPLSDDLKPLAAQELRWVSPETLLSLPFPEANRPLLEALAAELTGESP from the coding sequence GTGATTGATGTGGCGATTGGGGTAATCCTCCGGGAAGGGCAGGTACTCATCACCCGTCGGAAAGAAGGGGTTCACCTCGCCGGGCTGTGGGAATTTCCCGGGGGAAAACGAGATGGCGAAGAAACGATTGAAACTTGTCTATTCCGCGAAATAGAAGAGGAGCTGGGGGCCCGGATCGCCATCGAACGGCTCCTCTGGACGAAGAGACACCCCTATCCCGATCGAACCGTTATCCTCCATGCATTTCTTTGCCGGCCCCTTTCAGACGATCTGAAGCCGCTTGCAGCGCAAGAGTTACGGTGGGTCTCGCCCGAGACGCTTCTCTCCCTTCCTTTTCCGGAGGCAAACCGGCCGCTCTTAGAGGCGCTGGCCGCCGAGCTGACGGGGGAATCGCCGTAA